The sequence below is a genomic window from Hippocampus zosterae strain Florida chromosome 7, ASM2543408v3, whole genome shotgun sequence.
acagaTGCAAGtatgtttttcctttgtttatttttgggccagggaaaaaatgttttccatcacacacacaaaaaaaagcaaaaagcaaaactTGTGTTTGGACCCccccaaatagaaaaaaaatcggtgTCATATCACACTGCCTCATTGCAAATACCTGTACTGTGTTGCTTCCATTGTTGGGTAGAAAGAGACCAAATGTGGCAAGTGATTTGAGGAATGTGAATTGATGGAAGCAAAGTTTATGTTGCACtctaaaaagtcaaacaaaaaggaCCGTGTTTAGACGATGTGCAGACTACCGGTGATGTTTGAACAATTCATCGCAAAGTGTTATTTAAATTGACCATGACAggccacttcctcctcctcctcatacaTAGAAACCAAGAAGAGGTCCCCTTCTGGAGGCCGTACTCCTTAGATTAAAATGTGTACAGTTGATTGCTATTCAATGAgtactttgttgtttgttcttgattttataaCAGTTCCTCATGTTTTACTTGCCTTGAGAACAGCAGGCGAGCAGCTTGGAACCCACAGGGTGCAGGCTGCCCACCTCATGTAAAgaaataccacacaacaaaacaatactCATTCTAAAATTGTAATGCATTGAGGGTGAAAATAATTTGATATATGTCAAATTATCATGAGAATCAGCTTtaatgcgtatgtgtgtgtgtgtgtgtgtgtgtgtagtactGGCACAAAGGCTGTTTCAGCTGCGAGGTGTGCAAGATGGCGCTGAGCATGAACAATTACAAAGGCTTCAACAAGCGGCCTTACTGCAGCATGtaagttttaactgagaaaCTCCAGAAACATGTGACACAATCTCATAAGGTGTGTCTGATGCTTACctcttttaaaaaactaaacaaaaaggcACTATCCCAAAACCTCCTTCACCATTGTGGCCGACACTCCCGAGAACCTGCGTCTCAAGCAGCAGAGCATGCTCAACAGCCAGGTAAGGCTAAAAAGgggagaaataaaaaatacacgaaTATACATGCAATACAGTTAGCAGCGATAACGGGGATGGGTCAGGTTGAGGGGAAATTCTAAATGAGCATCATAataagtgtttttgttgttttttttttaatccattcctGGTATGAACTAAGAAGCAGCAGCAAGTGCTGTTGTGTTTATAACCTTAAAAGTCCCTGCAGCGCAGCTCTCACAGCCTGCAAATATTCCTCATAGCCACAACATGACTCACGCCTACAGCACAGCATCTGCGACTGTCACATAAGTCTCTTGGCTTTGGTTAATTTTGTCATATTTGCGCAGGCACACGCACCGCTTGTTTTATTTGAGGACATTTTATTTGTCTGATTGGAGCTCTGTTCCCCTCAAATGTGAATTGTAAAACACCATTAATGAGCTGCAGTTTACGCAACAACCTTCATTTTTATGCTACAGTACGCTAATTTGCTGTAAAGGCtgcacatttgactttttagGCCCTCTACAAGGAGGAGTTTGAGAAGAACAAGGGCAAAGGTTTCAGCGTGGTGGTAGACACGCCGGAGATGCAGAGGCTGAAGAAGACGCAAGAGCAAATCAGCGACGTAAGAAACGCAACCGTCGCGATCTAGATAGAAGCGCAGATCTAAATGAACTAGctcaggatgattttttttttaatttcacagcTTCCATAGTTAAAAACCTTCCCGATGTTCACTGCTTCCACTAACAACATGACTGAAAACGAGGATGTAGTTCAGTAAAGCACAGtcaggaggacgaggaggatttTCTCAACTCtcaaaacaaactcaaatgaGTCAAAAATGGATTCTGAGAGGCTAATGGGCGGGGGAATAGCGGAGGCTGACAAATACTTTTATTTCAATTAACGCAACAAGTCCAATTAAATCTCCTTGTAATAGTGTGACTGTGTGCTTTGATTCAATATTTACACAATGCAGTGAGGACTAAGGAGTATGCGGAGTTCAAGTGAAGCAGGCGGCACTTACACAAGCAACACCAGTCCTCTGAAGCAAATCCAAGCGAGGAACATTTCAGTCATTTTGCTGTGCACAAAGAGGCGGCCCTATATGGTCAAAACATCTCAGCTGTGGACACCCAGTGAACATCCGCTCgctgtctctctcacacacacacacagacacacacattccacacacaaaaaacacatatGTACGCAAACACAGGAAGAGACTATAAACTGCACAAATCAAGATTATTCCACCGAAGCTTTGCTTATATTCGTTGGCATGACTAAAGTAGGGAACAGGGTGTTTTTTCTTAACATCTgatcaatgttttaaaatgtcagaGACCCATACACAAGCTCACATAACAGGATGGACTACTAgcacaaaatatatacagtatatatttttaaattaagctATATTCTTGTACCTGTAATTGGCTGACAAGCAAAGTGTTCAGTGTTTACCTCACCTCTCGCCCAAGGTCACTTGGGGTCGGTTCTCACGCTCCATattgtgaaaaatacaaattgtatgtcacaatttaaaaacacaaaaaagtacGTTTTGTTGGAGGTTCTGTGGGAAATATGCAGCTCTTGTTTGCATTTGACTCAAATCATCTCAAGTATGTGAACGAATGATTTACTTCCCCGGggaggggaggaaaaacaaaaaaccggAGTTGTCCATTTAAGCCTCTTGAAAGTTACACTCATTAGTGCTCAATTCGTGGACTCGATatttgtcgccatcttgtgtGCAGATCAAGTACCACGAAGACTTTGAGCGCAGCAAAGTAAGAAGTGACGCACCGCCTCCGGAAAATAGGCAAGGTGACACAACATcttattttaaaattcattcgCGTATCCGAAAAAGAAAATGGGGATATTCATGTCTctggtgtctttttttcctcatctgtGAAGAAGAGTCGACGAGTCAGGCGAGAAACAACCAAGCAGATGTACAGGTGTGCGCTGTGCCTGTAGCGCCATCTGGTGCAGGGGTGAGGACATtacacctttgttttttttctcacaattatGAGCACAACTCGTGATAAAAACATGTAAATTAAAAATTCATAATAAACTAAAAGAATGCAAACATTTCCACCCAAATAACAATTGAATTTACATTTAATTCTTTTGAAGTTGATTAATTGCAGGATACAGCTCCATTTAAAAATGAGCGCGGCTGTTAAAataaacatctttatttttttctataaatCTGTTAATTTTTACATTTCCTGTAATTGAAATTCAGCACGAGTCATTGAATTTTAACCTCCTCTACAATGACCTGGCCCACATGTACTTTTCAAGAACAAAACTTTCAAACGCATGCCCAcccatgcaaaaaatatataaaagttcTTACTCAAGTCTCTGTTCCAACACAGAAGCGCTACCAGGCCTTGTACAGCTACACGGcaggggagccagatgaggtcTCCCTGCAGGAGGGCGACCTCATCGGCGACGTGGAGTTCATCGATGAGGGCTGGCTATTTGGCAGCAACCAGCGCACGGGCCAGCGGGGAATGCTGCCCGCCAACTACGTGAGGCCTGTGTGAAAAAGATTTTACTCACTTATGTTTACTTGGAAGGAGCCATTTTCAATACTCGCCGTCTGGTGTGCCTTCACGTTCACGCCGTCACGTGTCACAAAGGTACACTCCAAATTTGTGTACCTTGGTtctatgagggggggggggggggggggagttgtcaTCAAGACTGATCTGTTTTGACATCTTATAAATTTACACAGTAATAATAAAATTCTAAGAAAAATGGAGACTTATAACAAAATCAATAACtttattcaaaacatttcaaaaacactcCACGTGTGTAGATAAAAATTCTCTCAATATGACTTTTACATTAAAACAAGACCTTTACTTACaaagtgatgttttttgttgtgtgcgTTAAAAAGCATAAAGCAGCATGGTTTTTGAACCCTTGCAAACAAACTGTAACGTTAGCAACTGGCTCATGTCaccggaggggggtggggggagcacaGGGTCGATGCTCTTCAAGTGGGTGCAAGCGACTTTGAGAAGAAGGAGATCCTCTTGTAGATTTTGGCACGCAGTTTGGCCGGCAGCCTATGGAGGTGTTGTGAGAAGACCTCGGAGTTGCTACCCAGGAAGTCCTCGCACAACCTGTAGGACAGAAGAAACTTTTACCCGGTACATACCACGTTCTCACGTCGGAGGACattgacgttaaaaaaaaataaatcttgtgACGGTATTAAAGCCGACATCAGCTACAAGAAAGGTTACTCATCACCACAGGCACCCAGCATGTTCAAGAAAAGCTCATTACCTCTAAAGCATGTGTGTTGGGCTGTATAAATAGCTAGCAACATAACCTTCTTAACATGTGTGACGGCCGCACACACGTGAATAAGTAAAAACACGAGCCCTGCCCACACGGTGCCGGTACCTGAAGAGTGGGTACGGCTGTGTCTGGATGATCAACACATCACCGCTGTGAGTCTGCGATGGACACGTCAGCATGGTGATCTGGACAATGAGATGTCATGTATACACATACGTCGAGTAAACACATTGCTTGGACAAAAGTATCGGGACACATGAAGAGTGGGCAGCGTGGCTTGTGTAGCTTATTTTGCATAAATGCCCTGACGTGTCATGCCAATAAGtgagttttttaattttatgccGTTTGTGTGCTGGGCTAGCTGTTATCCTGCCCTAAATGGGAGTTCACTGTACTTTCTAGGTACAGGAAATTCGGGGCGGGCCATGTGCTTGTACCACAGGAAACATTGTCTAAATTCAGCTGCAGGCTAATTTATGTGGGCCAAAAGACGACCCTGCAGAGTACAACGGGAGCCATTGGGAGGACCACAGTGTTTGGTTCCAGGGCATAAATCACTGCAGGAGGCTTTGAGGTAAAGTCTGCAGCTCTCAACATATCCAATTGGAACTTTTCAGTTCTGGGGAGTACGAAGCACAAAGTCCTAAATGCTCAAAAATGAGTTGAAAAAGCGGCTTTTGTGAGCTCATTTGACCTTTGGGTTCTTCAACCACTTAGTGACATATTAAAGCTGTGCAACATTCCCGTATCCTTCAAGAAAACCATTGTTGtcaccccccagcccctcctCCCGAAAAAAGTCCCATACCGAATCCATTGCGATGGACAAGTTGCTGCTCCCCCCGAATATGATTACATCATTGTCGCTCCCCAGGCAGGCAGTGTGACACACCCTGCATGGGGGAGAATGTTAGAAAGATTAGAATCTGAGTTAGACAACCCAGTCGATCATATTTGGCAGATGGATTGGTACTTGTCAAACAGGAAGTGCAGCATTGAGCTCACAATGTAAACACAAGAGACAAGAACAGCACTTGCAAACATCTGAATATTGGTCCAAAAATTGGCATGTGTGGCTCAGCACAGCATGGCGGACATTGTTGGCCTTTTGGATTCGCCATCCGATGTAATCTGACTTTTGGGGACCGTCAGCCAGGACCGCTcacattttaaacatatttggCCAACGATGGAGGGTGGGGAATCTTGCAGGTGTTACAGAGGGCTCATGTCCTTGGAAATATGATGACAACAACTCAAGGCAACAGGTTTTGGCTCCGCCCACTTTTCCAATTGCATGCGCACTGCGGAATGGGTGGATCACGAGGTCATGTCGATACAGGCACTGCTCTATTTGAACATTATGAAACATCTTGGCCTTAGGGCAGCCTTTgagaaaaagcaacaaaaagaaaaacacctttACAAATTATTTATCTGTTTTATGATGTGGCTACCTGGGCTTGTCGCTGTGCGTGTGAGTTGTCTCGCGCCACTCTCTCGCCAGTGTATCGAACTGCCAGGAGTCATCTggaatgacaaaataaagattAAAAGACAAGCGGTTCCGGAATGTGACATTCAACCTTGCGCACAGCTGTAAGATGCATAACAAGATTGCATTTGAGCGCTGGCGCACGTGGACGCATGCAAAAGAGCATTCATACAACATATGGGATTCTGCGCCTAAATTCTTTAGAGGCATTATttcaccaacttttttttttttacttccacaTTGCTCAACCCATCAAGACTGCTTCAGCTAATTtagatttaatttaatttagacATTCCTGTAATTcccataaaaatatttaaatttcaattttttttccacctcaatTCAAATCATTCCAACTTAAAAACTTCAACCACCCAACTTTTGGAAACATTTCTAAATTCAGGAATGTATTGATACCTTTGACAAATTGAATTTTTATCATACGATTCAAACTATTCTGTCAAGATGGTTTAAACAAATCTTTATACTATAATTCACCCCCCAAAGTCTCTCATTTTACACTTCTgacattttaatatatttaaaagAATTTCAGTCCAGCTATTTTTCTGTGCGGGTGTGCTGAACCGAACAGCCACACTGCTTGTAAACAAACATTGAACAACACCTACTGAGTGTTTCCCCGTCTAAGCCCAGACCGCCAAATACGAAGAGGCTGTGATCTGCGTTGAGTGTCAAGGTGTGCatggaacggcccggcggcacTCGGCATGACAAGGCCGCACTGGAGCGCAAGGAGACAAGCGGAGGATGTTAATCCACGACATTTTACACACAATAGGCAAGTGGAGCTTACATTTGAGTCCAGTGCCACACATCCAGGTCCAAGCAGTACATGTCCAACTCAGCACTTTCCTGCAGCATATTGAAAGGGAGGGTCGAGGTGGGGGAGGCGAGATAAGACAGGAAAGAGGTTAAAAGAGGAAGCGGAGCATCTAAAAATGATCACTTACCACGCCTCCGCAGACGTAACCCCTGTTGCCCACCACAGCGCTGGCGTGGCAGCCTCGGGGGAGTGGGGGCTGACCCTGAACAGGAAAGAAGAGAATTAGATTTTTTGTTGGTGTCGAGTTGGCCCACCATCAACCTTCTCTGCATTTTTTTGAAAGGACCAGCCTAGTTGCTAAAAGCAAAAGTGGAGGCAAACCTTCGTCTCAGGCACGCTCCAGGTAGCGGTGAACGTGTTAAAGACGTCGACTTCGTTGTGCCAGCCCCAGCAGCGAAACAAGACGTCACCGATAGTGAGCTAAACGGACAGATGAGGAGAAATATTTTAacatacctaatgttgtggccgccGATTACATACAGAAGACGAGCTGCTGAAATTGATAACATGAGGAAAAATTGTTACCACGACGAGACTTTACCCAGTTCATCTCTTCGATTATGAAGTTTGTCGACTCCAAGTTTCTCGCCTCCCGGAGGGTTTTGCAAACGTAGCCTCCAAAGTAGATCAACCTGCCCCCAaggacaacacaaaaacaatttcttttaaaacaaacaaaaaacacttgccATTTTGTCTTCACACCAACCACTGTCACTTAGCTGTCATTTCGCACCTGTCTCCATGCACCCAGCAGCTGTGTTTATTCCTCGGGGAGGGCGTTGTTCCTTTGGTGGTCAGCACCTTCTTCCACAAGTAGCAATGTTGCGTGAGGTCTACACTGAACATCTACACAAATGGCaccaaaaaaatttgaaaaatctaTTATTTCTGTTGGAGGTTGATGCTCAGAAAAAGAAATTGCTGGAGAGTTTTCTTGGTATCAGGAGAAATAAAGGCAAAGCCCCACACACTTGGTTGCTGTAAGTTTGGCCGTCGTATCCCGCAAAGACGTAGAGTGAGCCGTTGACGTAGGAGCCACAGAAGCCCACCAGGAGAGGGGGTGTTTCTCCGCCCATTTCCCGGCGCTGCCTGGTGCAATGAAGAGTTGGGGGCTGACATTTACTAAACTTATTTAAAAATTTGGGAAAGTGCTTCAATTATGGGGACCGACAGCATATTGAATTAGCTTTTGCATTTTTCATAAATAACTGGACTCGATTTATATAGAGCTGGCACAACAACTGGTCTCTCTCCCTTCCTTTTTTCCGGATGGGGTCCTCGGTGAAAAAGTTTGACATCCTTCTTCGAGTGTTTAATCATCCAACAAGTAAGGAGGTCACagtgtccttgtttatgattttttttttaccatttgccACTGTCCAAGTCACAGAGCCAAATCTCGTCGCTGGGGAGTGTGATTTCCTCATTGGCGCAGACCTGTAAAGAAAACAcgcaaacacattttgaatgcGAAACCACACTGATGTCCAGCATAGAATTACTGTACAAGTTATCATCATGCATAGCCTTCCAGACCCGAAGTCTTGAGCATTTTCAAACACTATATTGCTACCAATTAGAAACTGTAATAATCTGTTAAGATGCTATCACTCCTACTTTTGGTAAAATCATATTGTAGTGTTAATTAGATGCCTGACGTGAATGCAATCATGTAAATACGTGAAGATGAGCATTTGCTCATTCCAGTTGGATTACCAATTAACAATTCGCACATCACCACCTCTGAAAAGAGGCCTACGACCCTGCCTGTTAAACAGtaaatactaatgcagcgttaTAtcgttgtgtgttctacatacttggccaataaagatgattctgattctgctaGATTATACAGTAACAATCGTAATGTGAAACTAACAGACTGTCACCCAAAAGTCAATGAACTAACAAAACACTCAATTTAGATTAATAAATAATTTGTTTCTGGGTTATTTTGTGCGTCGAAACGACTTTTTCGTAGAGTTTTGTCCTACCTGGAAGCCCCCCCACACGTACAGCGTGTTGTCGCCGTGAACGAACGCGGTGTGGGTGCTCCTCTCCAGCTCCTTCGTCGACGCCGGCACCCTCGCCATCCCGCTTCCCGTTAGCCTAAAAGTCgataaaagtgtaaaaataaaatactaaacAAAAAGGGAAAGGGGCGAAGAGGACAGTCTGGAGGAGGtcttgtaaatgtttttcttgctgCTCACACTCTTCCTTCCCGCTTCCACTTCTCGTTAGTGCAGCTTTTCACCTGCGCGATAATGATGTGTcggtcgcgaacgagccggtgcAAAGAACAGGCTCTgtcattttccttctctctctctctctctctctctctctctctctctctctctctctctctctctctctctctctctctctctctctctctctctctcacacacacacacacacacacactttctctctctctctctctctctcgctcgctctctctctctctctctctctctctctctctcacacacacacacactttctctctctctctctctctctctctctctcgctctctctctgtctctctcgctctctctctcacagacTGTCTGTCTGTGGCTTCCCCCgtattttatacgttttttaatcatttaaaatcatgtacggcgtattTTTCTGTCCCGTCAGAGACTGGACAAATAGAAGTATTCCAAGTTGAAGTATTTAGTTTTGTTGACTGCAAATTTAAAATGAAGCAAGGAGTAGCTTGTTTGTTAAGATAAAGCAAGGAGTAGcttatatttgttttgttcactGCTGCTGTTGCAATTAATACTCACTATTTTTGTTATGATGCAGCAtgtttgattgttgttggttgaagtttaattttgttgcttgtttattGTTTGGAGCCTTTTTATTGTTCAATCAAATGAGTAAAAAGCCATTTATTTGCTTGATAATTGTTGCTATTTGCAGTCAGTAGAGTGCAATAGTTAGTTTACCGAGTCATTTATCCAAATGTATGCTAAAtttgtcaaatatttaaaaggAAAGCTAAAGTTAAAAGACCCGTTTGAGAGCCAAATGAGCCGATCCAAATGAACCGGATCACCGAAAGGAGCCGAAAATCCCATCACTACTATCCAACCATAGTGTGTTCGACCTAAAATGGAGCATGAAGACTTTCGAAAGATGATATTTAATTTGgtatttttaaaagttatttATTTAGCTGTTCCACCACTTAAAATTGAACTGCAAGTAAACTACAAATTattgtacaaaaaatatttcgctGTAAACGTGAGGCTTTACGTTCCGTGTCAAGTC
It includes:
- the LOC127605083 gene encoding LIM and SH3 domain protein 1-like isoform X2, whose protein sequence is MNPPCGRCTKPVYPTEKINCLDKYWHKGCFSCEVCKMALSMNNYKGFNKRPYCSMHYPKTSFTIVADTPENLRLKQQSMLNSQALYKEEFEKNKGKGFSVVVDTPEMQRLKKTQEQISDIKYHEDFERSKVRSDAPPPENRQESTSQARNNQADVQVCAVPVAPSGAGKRYQALYSYTAGEPDEVSLQEGDLIGDVEFIDEGWLFGSNQRTGQRGMLPANYVRPV
- the LOC127605083 gene encoding LIM and SH3 domain protein 1-like isoform X1 is translated as MNPPCGRCTKPVYPTEKINCLDKYWHKGCFSCEVCKMALSMNNYKGFNKRPYCSMHYPKTSFTIVADTPENLRLKQQSMLNSQALYKEEFEKNKGKGFSVVVDTPEMQRLKKTQEQISDIKYHEDFERSKVRSDAPPPENRQEESTSQARNNQADVQVCAVPVAPSGAGKRYQALYSYTAGEPDEVSLQEGDLIGDVEFIDEGWLFGSNQRTGQRGMLPANYVRPV
- the LOC127605080 gene encoding kelch domain-containing protein 1-like, with product MARVPASTKELERSTHTAFVHGDNTLYVWGGFQVCANEEITLPSDEIWLCDLDSGKWQRREMGGETPPLLVGFCGSYVNGSLYVFAGYDGQTYSNQMFSVDLTQHCYLWKKVLTTKGTTPSPRNKHSCWVHGDRLIYFGGYVCKTLREARNLESTNFIIEEMNWLTIGDVLFRCWGWHNEVDVFNTFTATWSVPETKGQPPLPRGCHASAVVGNRGYVCGGVESAELDMYCLDLDVWHWTQIAALSCRVPPGRSMHTLTLNADHSLFVFGGLGLDGETLNDSWQFDTLAREWRETTHTHSDKPRVCHTACLGSDNDVIIFGGSSNLSIAMDSITMLTCPSQTHSGDVLIIQTQPYPLFRLCEDFLGSNSEVFSQHLHRLPAKLRAKIYKRISFFSKSLAPT